The following coding sequences lie in one Myxococcus xanthus genomic window:
- the dapA gene encoding 4-hydroxy-tetrahydrodipicolinate synthase, giving the protein MKTFEGSMTALATPFRNGALDEPAYRALVRQQIEGGTSVLVPMGTTGEAVTMTADERARAVKVVVEEAKGRVTVVGGAGSNSTAETIEGVRRVRDAGADGTLIVTPYYNKPTQAGLLEHYRAVAKAHPGFPIIAYNVPGRTGVDLLPDTVLRLCDIPEVVALKEATGSMPRAIDILEKCGDRMTLLSGDDFTVLPFIACGGKGVISVSSNVAPRMMADLVAAARAGNIAVARDLQVRMNELHRLLFIESSPTPVKWGLHVMGLFGPEVRLPLVQMTEPNAAKLRDTLRQLGLLTG; this is encoded by the coding sequence ATGAAGACCTTCGAAGGCTCCATGACGGCGCTGGCCACTCCGTTTCGCAACGGAGCGCTCGATGAGCCCGCCTACCGGGCGCTGGTGCGCCAGCAGATTGAAGGGGGCACCAGCGTGCTGGTCCCCATGGGCACCACCGGTGAAGCCGTGACGATGACGGCCGATGAGCGGGCCCGCGCGGTGAAGGTGGTGGTGGAGGAGGCGAAGGGCCGCGTGACGGTGGTGGGCGGCGCCGGCTCCAACAGCACCGCGGAGACCATTGAAGGCGTGCGCCGCGTGCGCGACGCGGGCGCGGACGGCACGCTCATCGTCACGCCCTACTACAACAAGCCCACGCAGGCGGGCTTGCTGGAGCACTACCGCGCGGTGGCCAAGGCGCACCCGGGCTTCCCCATCATCGCCTACAACGTGCCGGGCCGGACGGGCGTGGACCTGCTGCCCGACACCGTGCTGCGGCTGTGCGACATCCCCGAGGTGGTGGCGCTCAAGGAGGCCACCGGGAGCATGCCGCGGGCCATCGACATCCTGGAGAAGTGCGGCGACCGGATGACGCTCTTGTCCGGTGACGACTTCACCGTGCTGCCCTTCATCGCCTGCGGCGGCAAGGGCGTCATCTCCGTGTCGTCCAACGTGGCGCCGCGGATGATGGCGGACCTGGTGGCGGCGGCGCGCGCGGGGAATATCGCGGTGGCGCGCGACCTCCAGGTGCGGATGAACGAGCTGCACCGCCTGCTCTTCATCGAGTCCAGCCCCACACCCGTGAAGTGGGGATTGCACGTGATGGGATTGTTCGGGCCCGAAGTGCGGTTGCCCCTGGTGCAGATGACCGAGCCCAACGCCGCGAAGCTTCGCGACACCCTGCGCCAGCTGGGCCTGCTCACGGGCTGA
- a CDS encoding fumarylacetoacetate hydrolase family protein, translating to MTTARYCRFLHEGRAHHGRVEGSEVAVLTAAPWAGAKETGIHRSLSSLTLLVPSDASKVVCIGQNYRKHAEEMGKPVPPEPLIFTKPSTALNGTGSPIRIPKASQEVHYEAELALVIGEKLKNADESTAARAIWGLTCFNDVTARDVQRREIQHTRAKGYDTFACAGPWAVTGLSPDDLHIVCRVNGQVRQDSRTSDMIFSPARLVSFISHIMTLLPGDIVSTGTPSGVGKLSAGDTVEVELEGIGTLVNPVEMEP from the coding sequence ATGACGACCGCGCGCTACTGCCGCTTCCTGCACGAGGGCCGTGCGCACCACGGCCGGGTGGAAGGCTCCGAGGTGGCGGTCCTCACCGCCGCACCCTGGGCCGGCGCGAAGGAGACGGGCATCCACCGCTCGCTGTCCTCGCTGACGCTGCTGGTGCCGTCGGACGCGTCCAAGGTCGTGTGTATCGGTCAGAACTACCGCAAGCACGCGGAGGAGATGGGTAAGCCGGTGCCGCCCGAGCCGCTCATCTTCACCAAGCCCTCCACGGCGCTCAACGGCACGGGCTCGCCCATCCGCATCCCCAAGGCGAGCCAGGAGGTCCACTACGAGGCGGAGCTGGCGCTCGTCATCGGCGAGAAGCTGAAGAACGCCGACGAGTCCACCGCCGCGCGCGCCATCTGGGGCCTCACCTGCTTCAACGACGTGACGGCGCGCGACGTCCAGCGCCGCGAGATTCAGCACACCCGCGCCAAGGGCTACGACACCTTCGCGTGCGCGGGGCCGTGGGCGGTGACGGGCCTGTCCCCCGACGACCTCCACATTGTGTGCCGGGTGAACGGGCAGGTGCGCCAGGACAGCCGCACGTCCGACATGATTTTCAGTCCCGCGCGCCTGGTGTCGTTCATCTCCCACATCATGACGCTGCTGCCCGGGGACATCGTCAGCACCGGGACGCCGTCGGGTGTGGGGAAGCTGTCGGCCGGGGACACGGTGGAGGTGGAGCTGGAGGGAATCGGAACCCTGGTGAACCCTGTTGAGATGGAGCCGTGA
- the dapB gene encoding 4-hydroxy-tetrahydrodipicolinate reductase, protein MIRTVITGITGRMGSTLLRLARDSGDLRVVGGTARPGSASVGQDAGVATRLGPVDVTVVDSLERALDAAQADVVIDFTSAELSVAHAKVCAARGVALVVGSTGFTPEASASLAESAKTVPIVAAPNMSVGVNLVIRMAAELARVLGPGFDVEVLEAHHRMKKDAPSGTALRLADVLAEALGRTQEDLTFARHGQIGARPAREIGVQTLRGGDVVGEHTVYFLGEGERIELTHRATNRDQFAAGALRAARWVAGRAPGLHDMADVLGFQRTS, encoded by the coding sequence ATGATTCGCACCGTCATCACCGGCATCACCGGCCGCATGGGCAGCACGTTGCTCCGCCTGGCGCGCGACTCGGGAGACCTGCGGGTGGTGGGAGGCACGGCGCGGCCGGGCAGCGCCTCGGTGGGCCAGGACGCCGGGGTGGCCACACGGCTGGGCCCGGTGGACGTGACGGTGGTGGACAGCCTGGAGCGGGCGCTGGACGCCGCGCAGGCGGACGTCGTCATCGACTTCACCAGCGCGGAGCTGAGCGTGGCGCACGCGAAGGTGTGTGCCGCGCGCGGCGTGGCCCTGGTGGTGGGCTCCACCGGCTTCACGCCGGAGGCGTCCGCGTCGCTGGCGGAGAGCGCGAAGACGGTGCCCATCGTCGCCGCGCCGAACATGTCGGTGGGCGTCAACCTGGTCATCCGCATGGCCGCGGAGCTGGCGCGGGTGCTGGGGCCGGGCTTCGACGTGGAGGTGCTGGAGGCGCACCATCGCATGAAGAAGGACGCGCCCAGCGGCACCGCGCTGCGGCTGGCGGACGTGCTGGCGGAGGCCCTGGGGCGCACCCAGGAGGACCTCACCTTCGCGCGGCATGGGCAGATTGGCGCGCGGCCCGCGCGCGAGATTGGTGTGCAGACGCTCCGGGGCGGCGACGTGGTGGGCGAGCACACCGTGTACTTCCTTGGCGAGGGTGAGCGCATCGAACTCACGCACCGCGCCACCAACCGAGACCAGTTCGCTGCTGGCGCGCTGAGGGCCGCGCGCTGGGTGGCGGGGCGCGCGCCTGGTCTCCATGACATGGCCGACGTGCTCGGCTTCCAGAGGACTTCATGA